GGTAACGGCTgctgtcctcctcctcttcctcctccttagGGAATCACCTCTTCCTGGTCGCAATCCATGAGCTCGGACATTCCCTGGGACTGGAGCATTCCAATAACCCCACCGCCATCATGGCGCCATTCTACCAGTGGATGGACACGGAAAACTTCCAACTGCCCGAGGACGACAGGCGAGGAATACAACAACTGTACGGTGAGAAGCCCCCCTGTGTCCCCTCACCCCGGTATTATCTCTATCATATCCCCCTCACCCCGTTATCTCTATATCATCCCCCCCTCACCCCGTTATCTATATCATATCCCCCCTCACCCCGTTATCTATATCATCCCCCCCTCACCCCGTTATCTATATCACCCCCCTCACCCCGTTATTATCTATCATCCCCCCTCACCCCGTTATCTATATCATATCCCCCCTCACCCCGTTATCTATATCATCCCCCCCTCACCCCGTTATCTATATCATCCCCTCACCCCGTTATTATCTATCATTCCCCCTCACCCCGTTATTATCTATATCATCCCCCCTCACCCCGTTATCTATATCATCCCCCCTCACCCCGTTATCTCTATATTATGCCCCCTCACCCCGTTATCTATATCATCCCCTCACCCCGTTATTATCTATCATCCCCCCTCACCCCGTTATCTATATCATATCCCCCCTCACCCCGTTATCTCTATATCATGCCCCCTCACCCCGTTATCTCTATATCATCCCCCCTCACCCCGTTATCTATATCATCCCCTCACCCCGTTATTATCTATCATCCCCCTCACCCCGTTATTATCTATATCATCCCCCCTCACCCCGTTATTATCTATATCCCCCCTCACCCCGTTATCTATATCATGGCCCCTCACCCCGTTATCTATATCATCCCCCCTCACCCCGTTATCTATATCATCCCCCCTCACCCCGTTATCTATATCATCCCCCCTCACCCCGTTATTGTCCCCTCTTTCACCCTGTTGTCCTCTCCCATGATCCTCCAGGCTCCTCGCGTCGCTGCCCTCTGATTGTTGCCCCATTTGTCCGCACTTTTCGGGCCAGTGATGAGCGGCGGCGTCTCTTCCTCTTGTCTGTGCAGGGAGTCCGAGCAATGAGGCACCGAGCACCCTGTCTCCTATTCCCACTCCAGGCCACCCTGACAGGAGACCCCCaaagccaccaccagggggaaaACCCGAGCGGCCTGGAAATGCCCCTCCTAGAAGCCCCTCCAGTCCTGACCAGTACGGGCCAAATATCTGCGAGGGCAACTTTGATTCGGTGACCGTCCTGCGGGGGGAGATGTTTGTTTTTAAGGTAAGTGGCCCCCGAGCTGGTTCTCTGGTACTGCCTCCCCTCCCCCCAGTGCCGACATCATCACCAGGGGGGCACCCGAGCTCCCGCTCTCCTGCATCCACCCTAACTAAAGCCTCCAGCAGGGGGCAGTGCGCTGACCGCGTTGTGTTCCTGCGCAGGGCGCCTGGTTCTGGAGGGTGCGCAATAACCGGGTCCTGGATAATTACCCCATGCCGATCGGCCATTTCTGGCGAGGACTCCCGGCCAACATAAGCGCCGCCTACGAGAGACACGATGGGAAGTTTGTCTTCTTTAAAGGTGAGTGCAGGCCGGGGCGCAGGAGGCGGAGACAGCGGTGTGGGGGAGGTGTAATAGATGGTCATGTGACGTCACCGGCTGTGGATTATAACGGCGTCATTGATCGGCAGGAGATAAATACTGGGTGTTCCGTGAGGCCAATCTAGAGCCGGGCTATCCGCAACCACTGAGCGACTACGGCTACGGCGTCCCATATGACAGGATCGACACGGCCATATGGTGGGAGCCCACGGGACACACCTACCTCTTCCGGGGAGACAGGTAAGGGGTCCACTGCTCACCCCTCCCCCACTCAGAGCCCTTGCCTGTCCTCCCCTCCCCCACTCAGCCCTTGCCCGTCCTCCCCTCCCCCATCTAATCTTGTTCTGTCCTCTAGTTACTGGCGTTTCAATGAGAAGACTCGCGCTGTTGACACCGGTTACCCCAAGTCTATAAAGGTCTGGGCCGGCATCCCGGACACCCCCAAAGGAGCCTCCCTAGATTTAGACGCATGTGAGTATAACACGGGGAGAGAATGACGTTCccagagggggaggggggacacactagtcacagccccaccccaaacagctgataacagagaacaatagacagACTGTAGGACAGGCAAATACAATAATATTGCTTTCTGTTATCAGCCGTTAGATTGTATTGTTCGTGGTCATGTGACGGCCCTGGCTTGTCCCCGCAGCTTGCACTTACTTCTACAGAGGAGACAAGTACTGGAAGTTTGACAACCAGCGTCTGAAGACGGAGCCCGGATACCCCAAGTCTGTGCTGCGAGACTACATGGGCTGCCAGGAAGACGTGTTCAAAGAGCCGGACGCTGCCCCCCGCTGGCCAGACGTGGAGCGGCCACCGTTTAATCCTGCCGCTGAGCCCGAGGAGACGCCACCGGTTGAGGACGAGGAGCCCGCCGGTCGGGATGTGGATGTGGTCGTCCATATTGATGAGTACACGCGGGCGGTCAGCGTTGCCATGGTGATTGTGCCTCTACTACTGCTGCTGTGCATCTTGGGATTGATCTATATCATTGTTCAGATGCACAGGAACGGGCCCCCCAAATCCCTCAGATACTGCAAGCGATCCCTGCAGGAATGGGTGTGACCCCCGTCTGATGACCACTCGCCGCTTCCTCCTCCGGCCATCTTGGTTTTTGTGTTTTAATTTACAGTCTTTCTGGTGCTAACACAAGAGCGAATCCCCCCACCCCCCACTCCGGATCTGTGAAGTTTGCAGTGGGGGTGTAGTGCCTGCTGCCCCCTGCAGGTGTGCTGGGGTATTACTGTGGACAGCGACCCCATGTGGCTGCTGTGAGAATTGCACTTGTGATTGGCAGCCTGTAGCTGTTGATACTTTGTGTTGctcgtgatcccgctcgttacgaAGAATGTCTGGCGTGAGGGCGCCGCGGCCGCTGCCACCATCTACAATGTTTATTTTGCACTGAACAAGTCCTAAGATGGACACAAGAAAGAAACGAGGCGCAGACTCCCCTCCCCCGCTCGAGATGGGGGGTCTGCTCCCTGATGTCCGCTGTTCCTGTGGAATGTCAGTACTTGGGTAAGAAGGGAAGAGGCCACAGATACGTTCTATGGGGGCAGAGCCCAAAGTCTCCGGACGATCAGCGTCAcctaaatgttttttgttttaattaaagTTTTTCTAAACATTAAGTTGTGAGATTTTGTTGCTACGGTGAGTAAGAGCGCCAAGTACAAACAACTAGGAGTGTTGGGTGTCAGTATAGCAGAGCGATGGGTAAGAGTGCCACATACAAACAACTAGGAGTGCCGGGTGTCAGTATAGCAGAGCGATGGGTAAGAGCACCAAGTACAAACAACTAGGAGTGCCGTGTGTCAGTATAGCAGAGCGATGGGTAAGAGCGCCAGCTACAAACacatctacaccgtgttccagattattctgcacattggatttaagtgtcataaacatgtaattattagtttttcaatgaaactcatggctggtcttgtgtcttagggctctttggatcattgtaatcagtctcagacacctgtgataattagtttgccaggtgtgcccaatcagaggaaaactaattaagaaggacgttccatattattaagcagccacaggtttcaagcaatatgggaaagaaaaaggatctctctgctgccgaaaagcgtgaaatagagcAATACCCTGGACAAggcatgaaaacattggatatttcaagaaaacttaagcgtgatcatcgtactgtgaaaagatttgtggctgattcagagcacagacgggttcgttcagataaaggcataatgaggaaggtttctgccagacaaattaataggattaggagagcagctgctaaaatgccattgcaaagcagcaaacaggtatttgaagccgctggtgcctctggagtcccgcgaacctcaatgtgtaggatcctccagaggtttgcaagtgtgcataaagctattattcggccacccctaaacaatgctcacaagcagaaacggttgcagtgggctcagaaatacatgaagactcattttcaaaccgtgttgtttactgatgagtgccgtgcaaccctggatggtccagatggatggagtagtggatggttggtgaatggccatcatgtcccaacaaggctgcgacatcagcaaggaggtggcggagtcatgttttgggctagaatcatggggagagagctggtaggcccctttagggtccctgacagtgtgaaaatgacctctgcaaagtacgtagagtttataactgactactttcttccgtggtacaaaaagaagaaccgtgccttccgtagcaaaattatcttcatgcatgacaatgcaccatctcatgctgcaaagaatacctctgtgtcattggctgctatgggcataaaaggagagaaactcatggtggggaccccatgttcccctgacctcaaacctattgagaacctttgtagCCTCCTCAagtaaaatatctatgagggtgggaggccgttcacatcaaaacagaagctctgggaggcgattctgacatcctgcaaagatattcaagaggaaactgtccaaatactcccaaattcaatggatgaagaattgtgcaggtgatatcagagaagggtcctgtgtaacatgtaacttgtgctgtgcaggtgatatcagaggagggtcctgtgtaacatgtaacttgtcctgtgcaggtgatatcagagaagggtcctgtgtaacatgtaacttgtcctgtgcaggtgatatcagaggagggtcctgtgtaacatgtaacttgtgctgtgcaggtgatatcagaggagggtcctgtgtaacatgtaacttgtgctgtgcaggtgatatcagaggaggctcctgtgtaacttgtgctgtgcaggtgatatcagaggagggtcctgtgtaacatgtaacttgtgctgtgcaggtgatatcagaggaggctcctgtgtaacttgtgctgtgcaggtgatatcagaggagggtcctgtgtaacatgtaacttgtgctgtgcaggtgatatcagaggaggctcctgtgtaacatgtaacttgtcctgtgcaggtgatatcagagaagggtcctgtgtaacatgtaacttgtgctgtgcaggtgatatcagaggaggctcctgtgtaacttgtgctgtgcaggtgatatcagaggagggtcctgtgtaacatgtaacttgtcctgtgcaggtgatatcagaggagggtcctgtgtaacatgtaacttgtcctgtgcaggtgatatcagaggagggtcctgtgtaacatgtaacttgtgctgtgcaggtgatatcagaggagggtcctgtgtaacatgtaacttgtgctgtgcaggtgatatcagagaagggtcctgtgtaacatgtaacttgtgctgtgcaggtgatatcagaggagggtcctgtgtaacatgtaacttgtcctgtgcaggtgatatcagagaagggtcctgtgtaacatgtaacttgtgctgtgcaggtgatatcagagaagggtcctgtgtaacttgtgctgtgcaggtgatatcagaggagggtcctgtgtaacatgtaacttgtgctgtgcaggtgatatcagagaagggtcctgtgtaacatgtaacttgtcctgtgcaggtgatatcagaggagggtcctg
This genomic interval from Rhinoderma darwinii isolate aRhiDar2 unplaced genomic scaffold, aRhiDar2.hap1 Scaffold_2531, whole genome shotgun sequence contains the following:
- the LOC142703128 gene encoding matrix metalloproteinase-15-like isoform X1, with the translated sequence MAPFYQWMDTENFQLPEDDRRGIQQLYGSPSNEAPSTLSPIPTPGHPDRRPPKPPPGGKPERPGNAPPRSPSSPDQYGPNICEGNFDSVTVLRGEMFVFKGAWFWRVRNNRVLDNYPMPIGHFWRGLPANISAAYERHDGKFVFFKGDKYWVFREANLEPGYPQPLSDYGYGVPYDRIDTAIWWEPTGHTYLFRGDSYWRFNEKTRAVDTGYPKSIKVWAGIPDTPKGASLDLDASCTYFYRGDKYWKFDNQRLKTEPGYPKSVLRDYMGCQEDVFKEPDAAPRWPDVERPPFNPAAEPEETPPVEDEEPAGRDVDVVVHIDEYTRAVSVAMVIVPLLLLLCILGLIYIIVQMHRNGPPKSLRYCKRSLQEWV
- the LOC142703128 gene encoding matrix metalloproteinase-15-like isoform X2; translated protein: MAPFYQWMDTENFQLPEDDRRGIQQLYGHPDRRPPKPPPGGKPERPGNAPPRSPSSPDQYGPNICEGNFDSVTVLRGEMFVFKGAWFWRVRNNRVLDNYPMPIGHFWRGLPANISAAYERHDGKFVFFKGDKYWVFREANLEPGYPQPLSDYGYGVPYDRIDTAIWWEPTGHTYLFRGDSYWRFNEKTRAVDTGYPKSIKVWAGIPDTPKGASLDLDASCTYFYRGDKYWKFDNQRLKTEPGYPKSVLRDYMGCQEDVFKEPDAAPRWPDVERPPFNPAAEPEETPPVEDEEPAGRDVDVVVHIDEYTRAVSVAMVIVPLLLLLCILGLIYIIVQMHRNGPPKSLRYCKRSLQEWV